The following are encoded in a window of Sphingobium sp. AP49 genomic DNA:
- a CDS encoding LysR family transcriptional regulator produces the protein MAEAGGFAEAARQSHMSPPAITCAIAMLEDKLYEMAPLIRSSLDRKVAMGTGARH, from the coding sequence GTGGCGGAGGCGGGTGGTTTCGCCGAGGCCGCACGGCAGTCGCACATGAGCCCGCCGGCCATCACCTGCGCGATTGCGATGCTGGAGGACAAGCTTTACGAGATGGCGCCGCTGATCCGCAGTTCCCTCGACCGCAAGGTGGCAATGGGCACGGGCGCGCGGCACTGA
- a CDS encoding FAD-dependent oxidoreductase: protein MDQADIVIVGAGHGGAQCAIALRQNGFAGTIMVVGREPEYPYERPPLSKDYFAREKAFERLLIRPPTFWAEKDVNFLLGTEVTAVDPADKQLTLSDGRSLGYGKLVWATGGDPRRLSCAGADLAGVHAVRTRADCDALMAELDGGAKRITVIGGGYIGLEAAAVLSKMALDVTLLEALPRVLARVAGEELSAFYQQEHRRHGVDLRLGVAVDSLEGKDGRVIGVKLADGEVLAADAVIVGIGIVPAVGPLLQAGAGGVNGVDVDAHCRTSLPDIYAIGDCAAFACDYAGRQIMRVESVQNANDMATCVAKAICGDEQPYRAFPWFWSNQFDLKLQTAGINVGFDQAIIRGDPSDRSFSIIYLKQGRILALDCVNRVKDYVQGRKLVEAGAMLEPHLLADVDLPLKELV from the coding sequence ATGGATCAGGCCGATATCGTCATCGTCGGGGCCGGCCATGGCGGCGCGCAATGCGCGATCGCGCTGCGCCAGAACGGTTTTGCCGGGACCATCATGGTGGTCGGCCGCGAGCCCGAATATCCCTATGAGCGGCCGCCGCTGTCGAAGGATTATTTCGCGCGCGAAAAGGCGTTCGAGCGGCTGCTTATCCGGCCGCCCACCTTCTGGGCCGAAAAGGATGTGAACTTCCTGCTCGGCACTGAAGTGACGGCGGTCGATCCGGCGGACAAGCAACTGACGCTCTCCGACGGGCGCAGCCTTGGCTATGGCAAGCTGGTCTGGGCGACTGGCGGCGATCCGCGCCGGCTGAGCTGCGCTGGCGCCGATCTGGCCGGCGTGCATGCGGTGCGGACTCGCGCCGACTGCGATGCGCTCATGGCCGAACTGGACGGCGGCGCGAAGAGGATCACGGTCATCGGCGGTGGCTATATCGGGTTGGAAGCCGCAGCCGTTCTTTCAAAAATGGCGCTCGACGTCACCCTGCTGGAAGCACTGCCCAGAGTGTTGGCGCGTGTTGCGGGTGAGGAACTGTCTGCCTTTTATCAACAGGAGCATCGCCGTCATGGCGTCGATCTGCGCCTCGGCGTCGCGGTAGACAGTCTGGAAGGGAAGGACGGGCGCGTCATTGGGGTGAAATTGGCGGATGGCGAAGTCCTTGCCGCAGATGCCGTGATCGTGGGCATTGGCATCGTGCCGGCGGTCGGGCCGCTGCTCCAAGCGGGGGCAGGTGGCGTCAACGGCGTGGATGTCGATGCGCATTGCCGGACGTCGTTGCCAGACATCTACGCCATCGGCGATTGTGCCGCCTTTGCCTGCGACTATGCGGGCAGGCAAATCATGCGCGTCGAATCGGTGCAGAATGCGAATGATATGGCGACATGCGTGGCCAAGGCGATCTGTGGCGATGAGCAGCCCTACAGGGCCTTCCCCTGGTTCTGGTCGAACCAGTTTGATCTCAAGCTGCAGACGGCGGGGATCAACGTCGGTTTCGACCAGGCTATCATTCGCGGTGACCCCTCGGACCGCTCCTTCTCCATCATCTACCTCAAGCAGGGCCGCATTCTCGCGCTCGATTGCGTGAACAGGGTGAAGGACTATGTGCAGGGCCGCAAACTGGTCGAGGCAGGCGCCATGCTGGAACCGCACCTGCTTGCGGACGTCGATCTGCCCTTGAAAGAACTGGTCTGA
- a CDS encoding GMC family oxidoreductase codes for MAVTERYDVCIVGGGLTGLMTAKAALAQGKSVVVIERGGEYLPDELDRRTWWKESVRSKPMDENYRHYKNEFEDDAKYFDDLVQNESGNPPWSFKYNMWYGIGGASQMWSGMAWRLAPEDFRTKTDYGYGFDWPISYQDIAPYYDKAEQFLEVSGPAAEVRKDYKYWPWDNDYVYPHFPLSYLDNKFQDVIGDLAELVPQPHAVRNKPVEEGGCVGAKTCVSYCASKAIFKGNERILPEIMFDDNLTILFKTAVTRIDWSNETGQINYVVGHSEGEEEPRHIEAESYFLCGNAFENIRLIQYSEQQNGIPFGKSSPLVGRYFSSHAAVTYTVVMNENVFPVRGRPTHASVIEWVKREPQAKIGGITLEIWDNDFTMGYGPWRHFDTHVSKGHWGGHLFNLLQSFERRFCISMIFETEMTDSKCFTLSPTNKDKFGIPVGRIDLGLSELDEETLRRTEALAHQIGEKPGIASFAENGRGINGNHPLGGLRMSETAETGVLNDRCRAHDFKNLYVLGGSAFCSTGSFNPTLTIAALAMRAYEDPELGWTNAAY; via the coding sequence ATGGCGGTAACTGAACGTTACGACGTATGTATCGTGGGCGGTGGTTTAACGGGGCTGATGACTGCAAAAGCGGCCTTGGCCCAGGGCAAGTCGGTCGTCGTTATCGAGCGTGGTGGCGAATATCTGCCCGACGAACTCGACCGTCGGACCTGGTGGAAGGAATCCGTCCGTTCCAAGCCGATGGACGAGAATTATCGCCACTATAAAAATGAATTTGAAGACGACGCAAAATATTTTGACGACCTCGTCCAGAACGAGTCCGGGAATCCACCCTGGAGCTTCAAATATAATATGTGGTACGGCATCGGTGGCGCTTCGCAGATGTGGAGCGGCATGGCATGGCGCCTGGCACCAGAGGATTTTCGTACCAAGACCGACTATGGCTATGGGTTCGACTGGCCCATATCCTATCAGGATATTGCGCCTTACTATGACAAGGCCGAGCAATTTCTGGAGGTGTCCGGCCCGGCCGCCGAAGTCCGCAAGGACTATAAATATTGGCCGTGGGACAATGACTATGTCTATCCCCACTTCCCGCTCAGCTATCTGGACAACAAGTTCCAGGACGTCATCGGCGACCTGGCCGAGTTGGTGCCGCAACCGCATGCGGTGCGTAACAAGCCGGTCGAGGAGGGTGGCTGCGTCGGTGCGAAGACATGCGTCAGCTATTGCGCGTCCAAGGCCATTTTCAAGGGCAATGAACGCATCCTGCCCGAGATCATGTTCGACGACAATCTGACGATCCTGTTCAAGACGGCGGTCACCCGTATCGATTGGAGCAATGAGACCGGTCAGATCAACTATGTCGTGGGTCACAGCGAAGGCGAGGAAGAGCCCCGGCATATCGAGGCAGAATCCTATTTCCTGTGTGGCAATGCGTTCGAGAATATCCGCCTGATCCAATATTCCGAGCAGCAGAACGGCATTCCATTTGGCAAGTCGTCGCCGCTGGTGGGCCGCTATTTCTCGTCGCACGCGGCGGTCACCTACACGGTCGTAATGAACGAGAATGTCTTTCCCGTTCGCGGCCGACCGACCCATGCCAGCGTGATCGAATGGGTCAAGCGCGAGCCGCAGGCCAAGATCGGCGGCATCACGCTCGAAATCTGGGATAATGACTTTACCATGGGCTATGGCCCATGGCGCCATTTCGATACCCATGTGTCCAAAGGCCATTGGGGTGGCCATTTGTTCAACCTGCTCCAGTCATTCGAGCGCCGTTTCTGCATCTCGATGATCTTCGAGACCGAAATGACGGATTCCAAATGCTTCACGCTCAGCCCGACCAATAAGGACAAGTTCGGCATTCCGGTCGGGCGCATCGACCTGGGCCTGTCGGAACTGGACGAAGAAACGCTGCGCCGGACCGAAGCGCTGGCACACCAGATCGGCGAAAAACCGGGCATCGCGAGCTTTGCGGAAAATGGGCGCGGCATCAACGGCAACCATCCTCTAGGTGGCTTGCGCATGTCGGAAACGGCCGAAACGGGCGTTCTCAACGATCGGTGCCGCGCGCATGATTTCAAGAATCTCTATGTTCTGGGTGGCAGTGCCTTCTGTTCGACGGGCAGCTTCAACCCGACGCTGACAATCGCCGCCCTCGCCATGCGCGCCTATGAAGATCCCGAACTAGGATGGACCAATGCCGCCTATTGA
- the mmsB gene encoding 3-hydroxyisobutyrate dehydrogenase produces MSSIGFIGLGNMGGGMAANLVKAGHIVTAFDLSEAALVRAEAAGCTRAASAAEAVQAVNIVVTMLPAGKHVRAVYGEQLLDAVGPGTLLIDCSTIDVASARAVIEQAAEHGLAMVDAPVSGGIAAANGGMLTFMVGGEDAAFARAEPILQAMGKAVIHAGAAGAGQAAKIVNNMLLGATMVATCEAFALAEKLGLDLQTFFDISSKASGQSWSMTSYCPVPGVGPETPADRDYEGGFANALMLKDLKLAVEAAHGVDASVPMGAAAESLYQALVNTGAGAKDFSSMIRFLKGAAA; encoded by the coding sequence ATGAGCAGCATCGGCTTCATCGGCCTTGGCAATATGGGCGGCGGCATGGCCGCCAATCTGGTGAAGGCGGGCCATATCGTCACCGCCTTCGACCTGTCCGAAGCCGCGCTGGTCCGCGCCGAGGCGGCCGGATGCACCCGTGCGGCATCGGCGGCGGAAGCCGTTCAAGCTGTCAACATCGTTGTCACCATGCTGCCCGCCGGCAAGCATGTCCGCGCCGTCTATGGCGAGCAATTGCTGGACGCGGTCGGGCCGGGCACGCTGCTGATCGACTGTTCGACTATCGACGTCGCCTCCGCCCGCGCCGTCATCGAACAGGCGGCCGAGCATGGCCTCGCCATGGTCGATGCGCCGGTCTCGGGCGGCATCGCCGCAGCCAATGGCGGCATGCTGACCTTCATGGTCGGCGGCGAGGATGCCGCCTTTGCCCGCGCCGAGCCGATATTGCAGGCGATGGGCAAGGCGGTGATCCATGCCGGCGCAGCGGGTGCGGGGCAGGCGGCGAAGATCGTCAACAACATGCTGCTGGGCGCCACGATGGTCGCTACCTGCGAGGCCTTCGCCCTCGCCGAAAAGCTCGGCCTCGATCTCCAGACCTTCTTCGACATCTCGTCCAAGGCATCGGGGCAGAGCTGGTCGATGACCAGCTATTGCCCGGTGCCCGGCGTCGGCCCGGAAACGCCGGCCGACCGCGACTATGAGGGCGGCTTCGCCAATGCGCTGATGCTCAAGGATCTGAAGCTCGCGGTGGAAGCCGCCCATGGCGTCGACGCCAGCGTGCCGATGGGCGCGGCGGCGGAGTCCCTGTATCAGGCGCTGGTCAACACGGGCGCCGGGGCCAAGGATTTCTCGTCCATGATCCGCTTCCTCAAGGGTGCGGCGGCATAG
- a CDS encoding LysR family transcriptional regulator has product MNWDDLRLFLAVARTERLSAAAAMTRMDATTISRRIKRLEQALEQRLFEHTPAGHVLTDHGTRLLEQAERMEAAALGVQRSGSAAGAQMAGTIRLSASEGFGSRVIAPHLRSFTADHPRIEIDLVASSGFLNPSRREADIAVMLARPKTGPLITRKLTDYHLGLYATPAYLEGAPPLKARGDLLRHVLVGYVPDQIYAPELRYLAEVDARLEPAIRSSSINAQAEIIASGAGCGILPCFIGDAMQAPGLVRVLPEVIDIQRSFWLVVPRDLRGIARIDQFVGWLINMIEGLRPVMAGKMR; this is encoded by the coding sequence ATGAACTGGGACGATCTGCGCCTGTTCCTGGCGGTGGCGCGCACCGAGCGATTGAGCGCGGCGGCGGCCATGACCAGGATGGATGCCACCACCATATCGCGGCGGATCAAGCGGCTGGAACAGGCGCTGGAGCAGAGATTGTTCGAGCATACGCCGGCCGGCCATGTGCTGACCGACCATGGCACGCGCCTGCTGGAACAGGCCGAGCGGATGGAAGCGGCGGCGCTGGGCGTGCAGCGGAGTGGCAGCGCGGCCGGCGCACAGATGGCCGGGACGATCCGCCTGAGCGCCTCGGAAGGCTTTGGCAGCCGGGTGATCGCGCCCCATCTGCGCAGCTTTACCGCCGACCATCCCCGGATCGAGATCGACCTGGTGGCGTCGAGCGGCTTCCTCAACCCCTCGCGGCGCGAGGCGGACATTGCGGTGATGCTGGCCCGGCCCAAGACCGGCCCGCTGATCACCCGCAAGCTGACCGACTATCATCTGGGGCTTTATGCCACGCCCGCCTATCTGGAGGGCGCGCCGCCGTTGAAGGCCAGGGGCGACCTGCTGCGCCATGTGCTGGTCGGCTATGTCCCCGATCAGATCTACGCGCCCGAACTGCGCTATCTGGCGGAAGTCGACGCCCGGCTGGAACCGGCGATCCGATCAAGCAGTATCAATGCCCAGGCGGAGATCATCGCCAGCGGTGCGGGATGCGGCATATTGCCCTGCTTCATTGGCGACGCCATGCAGGCTCCGGGACTTGTCCGCGTCCTGCCTGAGGTAATCGACATCCAGCGCAGTTTCTGGCTAGTGGTCCCCCGCGACCTGCGCGGTATCGCCCGAATAGATCAGTTTGTCGGCTGGCTGATCAATATGATCGAGGGACTGCGCCCAGTGATGGCAGGCAAGATGCGCTGA
- a CDS encoding glycosyltransferase: MSVNGDGLKGASSSKPNPDDDGTASGTAKTTAATGSAKTVKASSSAASATKSTKAKASGAKSADASPSKTTAAPAAPAEDLGAFWDADLGRYTLQPVMIRSVAETFAPHIFYRTLEGATKRSDNGIKMSAGAKVGFNNYVNSFYAAYWLKHTTVSAISLSGVLTGNALLHLFKSTPSGQTIHIGSYPVGVADEREVFHIHFDLYGFLPTDGGPGRYFFDLEAVNDLEVEKISFTTFVPPAREASFSLGICTYQKEDYVTNIGMMLEKYMATQPTVVRDVYIVNNDKTFDKLPALSDLGKRDPRFHMIAQGNVGGAGGFSRTLQESLSGSGSTHHIFMDDDAFIDPNVLDRLHAFVSYAREEIIVGGHMMDMKRPHMVYEGGAKLDYWGFLQKVGDNLDASSHLDATFYDKLREVDYNAWWFACVPKSVAMEIGLPLNIFIRGDDFEYGLRMRAKKGIKTVSLPGLFVWHEPFEGKTASWLEYYNWRNRFMICSLYADPKSLTIQPVEMLRDIIVDHLEGQRDEIAFVMCLAIVDFLSGPEAILQSDAEAFHTNLRAILATLKVRPSAFAELLSARLEVHGPIEQGSQVVDLRRSPRLGGKKRAVDEIRWIESDLVPVIDAVLGRYEANVEALCAEWKEKAHKLSSREAWTALYWSDTKKADATDATSTSSINEAADSTTVTTA, translated from the coding sequence ATGAGCGTCAATGGTGATGGACTTAAAGGGGCATCGTCGAGCAAGCCGAACCCGGATGACGACGGCACTGCTTCCGGCACCGCTAAAACGACCGCCGCAACCGGCAGTGCAAAGACGGTGAAGGCCAGCAGTTCAGCTGCAAGCGCCACCAAATCGACCAAGGCCAAGGCCAGCGGCGCGAAATCGGCCGATGCCAGCCCCAGCAAGACTACCGCCGCACCGGCCGCACCGGCCGAAGATCTTGGCGCGTTCTGGGATGCGGACCTTGGCCGCTACACGCTCCAACCCGTCATGATCCGCAGCGTCGCCGAAACATTTGCGCCGCACATCTTCTACCGCACGCTGGAAGGCGCTACCAAACGCAGCGATAACGGGATCAAGATGTCCGCCGGCGCGAAGGTCGGCTTCAACAATTATGTGAACAGTTTCTATGCCGCCTATTGGCTGAAACACACCACCGTCAGTGCAATCAGCCTGTCCGGCGTCCTGACCGGCAATGCTCTGCTGCATCTGTTCAAGTCGACTCCCTCGGGCCAGACCATCCATATCGGATCCTATCCGGTCGGCGTCGCCGACGAACGCGAAGTCTTCCATATCCATTTCGACCTCTACGGCTTCCTGCCGACCGATGGCGGACCGGGTCGCTATTTCTTCGACCTGGAGGCGGTCAACGACCTGGAGGTGGAGAAGATCAGCTTCACCACCTTCGTACCCCCCGCTCGTGAAGCTTCCTTCTCGCTGGGCATATGCACCTATCAGAAGGAGGATTATGTCACGAACATCGGCATGATGCTCGAAAAGTACATGGCCACGCAGCCCACGGTGGTGCGCGATGTCTATATCGTCAACAACGACAAAACGTTCGACAAATTGCCGGCGCTCAGCGACCTTGGTAAACGCGATCCGCGCTTCCATATGATCGCGCAGGGCAATGTCGGTGGTGCAGGCGGCTTTTCGCGCACCCTGCAGGAGAGCCTGAGCGGCAGCGGTTCGACCCATCATATCTTCATGGATGATGATGCGTTCATTGATCCCAATGTCCTGGACCGCCTGCACGCCTTCGTTTCCTATGCCCGCGAAGAGATTATCGTGGGCGGCCACATGATGGACATGAAACGCCCTCACATGGTCTATGAGGGCGGCGCAAAACTGGATTATTGGGGCTTCCTGCAGAAGGTCGGCGACAATCTCGACGCCTCCTCGCACCTCGACGCCACTTTCTACGACAAGCTGCGCGAGGTCGATTATAATGCCTGGTGGTTTGCCTGCGTACCCAAGTCTGTGGCAATGGAAATCGGCCTGCCCCTCAACATCTTCATCCGCGGCGACGATTTCGAATATGGCCTGCGCATGCGTGCGAAGAAGGGCATCAAGACCGTGTCCCTGCCCGGCCTGTTCGTCTGGCACGAACCGTTCGAGGGCAAGACGGCTTCGTGGCTGGAATATTATAACTGGCGCAACCGCTTCATGATCTGTTCGCTTTATGCGGACCCGAAATCGCTGACCATTCAGCCGGTCGAGATGCTGCGCGACATCATTGTCGACCATCTGGAGGGGCAGCGCGATGAAATTGCGTTCGTGATGTGCCTGGCGATCGTCGATTTCCTATCCGGCCCGGAAGCGATCCTGCAAAGCGATGCGGAAGCCTTCCACACCAATTTGCGCGCGATACTGGCCACGCTCAAGGTTCGCCCGTCGGCCTTTGCCGAGTTGCTGTCCGCCCGACTGGAGGTCCATGGGCCAATAGAACAGGGTTCGCAGGTGGTCGATCTGCGCCGTTCGCCGCGACTGGGCGGCAAGAAGCGCGCGGTGGACGAAATACGCTGGATCGAGAGCGATCTTGTGCCCGTCATCGATGCCGTTCTTGGCCGGTACGAGGCCAATGTCGAAGCGCTATGTGCCGAATGGAAGGAAAAGGCACATAAGCTTTCGTCGCGCGAGGCATGGACGGCGCTCTACTGGAGCGACACCAAAAAGGCCGACGCGACCGATGCGACGTCGACCAGCAGCATAAATGAGGCAGCCGATTCCACGACAGTCACGACGGCATAG
- a CDS encoding enoyl-CoA hydratase/isomerase family protein, translated as MTDDVLIAVEGGVGRLRLNRPKAIHALTRAMCATMTDALLDWQDDPAIRAVMIDHAEGRGFCAGGDIRLIAESAAGDNLAARDFFATEYRLNHLLFTYGKPVVAFMDGITMGGGVGIARPARYRVATERTVYAMPETGIGLFPDVGGGWYLSRLPGRSGRYLAVTGARIDGADAIALGLATDYLPSERLEEAKAAIIADPSDIGAVLACFAATPPDSNFAARLPDIDRLFASDRLEDIYAALRADGSDWALAQLTALDTKSPQTMKVALRQLAQASRLTRFVDNMAMEYDLACRVIARPDIVEGVRALIVDKDNQPRWNPPTVEAVTDQLVDAIFAPLPEGERWTPLPQAAVDA; from the coding sequence ATGACCGACGATGTGCTGATTGCGGTGGAGGGCGGCGTCGGCCGCCTGCGGCTGAACCGGCCCAAGGCGATCCATGCGCTGACCCGCGCCATGTGCGCGACCATGACCGACGCGCTGCTCGACTGGCAGGATGATCCGGCGATCCGTGCGGTGATGATCGACCATGCCGAAGGGCGCGGCTTCTGTGCCGGCGGCGACATCCGCCTGATCGCGGAAAGCGCGGCCGGCGACAATCTCGCCGCGCGCGATTTCTTCGCGACCGAATATCGCCTGAACCACCTGCTCTTCACCTATGGGAAGCCGGTGGTCGCCTTCATGGACGGTATCACCATGGGCGGCGGCGTCGGCATCGCTCGGCCGGCGCGCTATCGCGTCGCGACTGAGCGCACCGTTTATGCCATGCCGGAAACCGGCATCGGCCTGTTTCCCGATGTCGGCGGCGGCTGGTATCTTTCCCGCCTGCCGGGTCGGTCGGGCCGCTATCTCGCCGTCACCGGCGCACGGATCGACGGGGCGGACGCGATCGCGCTTGGCCTTGCCACCGACTATCTGCCGAGCGAGCGGCTGGAAGAGGCGAAGGCGGCGATCATCGCCGACCCGTCCGATATAGGCGCCGTGCTGGCGTGCTTCGCCGCCACCCCGCCCGACAGTAATTTCGCCGCCCGCCTGCCGGATATCGACCGGCTGTTCGCCAGCGACCGGCTGGAGGATATCTATGCCGCCTTGCGCGCCGACGGATCGGACTGGGCGCTAGCGCAGCTGACCGCACTCGACACCAAGTCGCCCCAGACGATGAAGGTCGCGCTGCGGCAATTGGCGCAGGCCAGCCGCCTGACCCGCTTCGTCGACAATATGGCGATGGAATATGACCTGGCCTGCCGCGTCATCGCCCGGCCCGACATTGTCGAAGGCGTGCGCGCGCTGATCGTCGACAAGGATAATCAGCCGCGCTGGAACCCGCCGACGGTGGAGGCGGTCACCGACCAGCTGGTCGATGCGATCTTCGCGCCGCTGCCGGAAGGCGAGCGCTGGACCCCGCTGCCCCAGGCGGCGGTCGACGCCTGA
- a CDS encoding acyl-CoA dehydrogenase family protein: MTQFDLTDEQRAVQELAQRFTADAITPHAAKWDEDHHFPRDTIRQAAELGFGAIYVSEDSGGIGLGRLESALIMEAMAYGCPSTSAFISIHNMAAWMIDSFGDDAVKQRYLPSLVTCETIASYCLTEPSAGSDAASLRTRAVRDGDHYVVTGSKAFISGGGENDIYVVMVRTGEDGPKGISCLVIEKDMEGVSFGAQERKLGWHSQPTAQVNFDGVRVPVANRVGAEGQGFAIAMAGLDGGRLNIGACSLGGAQRALDEAVGYTRDRRQFDRAIADFQNTQFTLADMETELQAARALLYLAAAKVSEGAPDKTKFAAMAKRFATDTGSAVADRALQLHGGYGYLMDYPVERIWRDLRVHRILEGTNEIMRMITARELLKA; the protein is encoded by the coding sequence ATGACCCAGTTCGACCTCACCGACGAGCAGCGCGCCGTGCAGGAACTGGCGCAGCGCTTCACCGCCGATGCGATCACGCCCCATGCGGCCAAGTGGGACGAGGATCATCATTTTCCCCGCGACACCATCCGCCAGGCCGCCGAACTGGGCTTTGGTGCCATCTATGTGTCGGAAGACAGCGGCGGCATCGGGCTTGGCCGGCTTGAATCCGCGCTCATCATGGAAGCGATGGCCTATGGCTGCCCCTCCACCTCGGCCTTCATCTCGATCCACAATATGGCCGCCTGGATGATCGACAGCTTCGGCGACGATGCGGTGAAGCAGCGCTATCTCCCGTCGCTCGTCACCTGCGAGACGATCGCCTCCTACTGCCTGACCGAACCGTCCGCCGGCTCCGACGCGGCGTCGCTGCGCACCCGCGCGGTGCGGGACGGCGATCATTATGTCGTCACCGGTTCCAAGGCGTTCATTTCGGGCGGCGGCGAGAATGACATCTATGTCGTGATGGTCCGCACCGGCGAGGATGGCCCCAAGGGCATCAGCTGCCTGGTGATCGAAAAGGACATGGAAGGCGTCAGCTTCGGCGCGCAGGAGCGCAAGCTCGGCTGGCATTCGCAGCCGACGGCCCAGGTCAATTTCGACGGTGTCCGCGTGCCAGTCGCCAACCGCGTTGGGGCGGAGGGGCAGGGCTTCGCCATCGCCATGGCTGGGCTCGACGGCGGCCGGCTCAATATCGGCGCCTGCTCGCTTGGCGGCGCCCAGCGTGCGCTGGACGAGGCGGTCGGCTATACCCGCGACCGGCGCCAGTTCGATCGCGCCATTGCCGATTTCCAGAATACCCAGTTCACCCTGGCCGATATGGAGACCGAGCTTCAGGCCGCCCGCGCGCTGCTCTATCTTGCTGCCGCCAAGGTGAGCGAGGGCGCGCCCGACAAGACCAAATTCGCCGCCATGGCCAAGCGTTTCGCGACCGACACCGGTTCGGCCGTGGCCGATCGCGCGCTGCAGCTGCATGGTGGCTATGGCTATCTGATGGACTATCCGGTCGAGCGCATCTGGCGCGACCTGCGCGTCCACCGCATCCTGGAGGGCACGAACGAGATCATGCGCATGATTACCGCCCGCGAACTGCTCAAGGCCTGA
- a CDS encoding CoA-acylating methylmalonate-semialdehyde dehydrogenase translates to MRIIDHVISGHSAGDGGRTSDVFDPNNGGVQAQLRLGTQADLDVAMAAALAAQPAWAATNPQRRARVMFAFKTLVEQNMDELAHLLSSEHGKVIADSKGDIQRGLEVIEFACGIPHVLKGEYTQGAGPGIDVYSMRQPLGVVAGITPFNFPAMIPMWMFGVAIACGNAFILKPSERDPSVPVRLAELMREAGLPDGVLQVVHGDKEMVDAILDHPEIRAVSFVGSSDIAHYVYRRGVEAGKRVQAMGGAKNHGIVMPDADLDQVVNDLAGAAFGSAGERCMALPVVVPVGEATAIALREKLIPAIDALRVGVSTDADAHYGPVVTAAHKAKIESYIQMGVDEGAELVVDGRGFTLQGHEQGFFVGPTLFDRVTPQMRSYQEEIFGPVLQMVRADSFEDALRLPSDHQYGNGVAIFTRNGHAAREFAARVNVGMVGINVPIPVPVAYHSFGGWKRSAFGDTNQHGMEGVKFFTKVKTVTQRWPDGGATGDSAFVIPTMG, encoded by the coding sequence ATGCGTATCATCGATCATGTCATAAGCGGTCATTCGGCAGGTGACGGCGGCCGCACCAGCGACGTCTTCGACCCCAATAATGGCGGCGTACAGGCGCAGCTGCGCCTCGGCACCCAGGCCGATCTCGATGTTGCCATGGCCGCCGCACTTGCCGCCCAGCCGGCCTGGGCCGCGACCAACCCGCAGCGCCGCGCGCGCGTCATGTTCGCCTTCAAGACGCTGGTCGAACAGAATATGGACGAGCTTGCCCATCTGCTCAGTTCTGAACATGGCAAGGTGATTGCCGATTCAAAGGGCGATATCCAGCGGGGGCTGGAGGTGATCGAGTTCGCCTGCGGCATCCCCCATGTGCTCAAGGGCGAATATACCCAGGGCGCCGGCCCCGGCATCGACGTCTATTCGATGCGCCAGCCGCTCGGCGTGGTCGCCGGCATCACCCCGTTCAACTTCCCGGCGATGATCCCGATGTGGATGTTCGGCGTCGCCATCGCCTGCGGCAATGCCTTCATTCTGAAGCCCAGCGAGCGCGACCCCAGTGTGCCCGTGCGCCTCGCCGAACTGATGCGGGAGGCCGGCCTGCCCGACGGCGTGCTGCAGGTCGTCCATGGCGACAAGGAAATGGTCGACGCGATCCTCGATCATCCGGAGATCCGGGCGGTCAGCTTCGTCGGCTCGTCCGACATCGCCCACTATGTCTATCGGCGCGGCGTCGAGGCGGGCAAGCGCGTCCAGGCGATGGGCGGGGCCAAGAATCACGGCATCGTCATGCCCGACGCCGATCTCGATCAGGTGGTGAATGACCTCGCCGGCGCGGCCTTCGGTTCGGCCGGCGAGCGCTGCATGGCGCTGCCGGTCGTTGTGCCGGTGGGCGAGGCGACGGCGATCGCCCTGCGCGAGAAGCTGATCCCGGCGATCGACGCGCTGCGGGTCGGCGTCTCGACCGATGCCGACGCCCATTATGGCCCGGTCGTCACCGCCGCGCACAAGGCGAAGATTGAATCCTATATCCAGATGGGCGTCGACGAAGGCGCCGAACTGGTGGTCGACGGCCGCGGCTTCACGCTGCAGGGCCATGAACAGGGATTCTTCGTCGGCCCAACCCTGTTTGACCGGGTGACGCCGCAGATGCGCAGCTATCAGGAGGAGATTTTCGGCCCCGTGCTCCAGATGGTCCGCGCCGACAGTTTCGAGGATGCGCTGCGCCTGCCGAGCGACCACCAATATGGCAACGGCGTCGCCATCTTCACCCGCAACGGCCATGCCGCGCGCGAATTTGCCGCGCGGGTCAATGTCGGCATGGTCGGCATCAATGTGCCGATCCCGGTGCCGGTCGCCTATCACAGCTTTGGCGGCTGGAAGCGCAGCGCCTTTGGCGACACCAATCAGCACGGCATGGAAGGGGTGAAATTCTTCACCAAGGTGAAGACCGTCACCCAGCGCTGGCCCGACGGCGGCGCCACCGGCGACAGCGCCTTCGTCATCCCGACCATGGGGTGA